The Enterococcus rotai genome includes a window with the following:
- the nifJ gene encoding pyruvate:ferredoxin (flavodoxin) oxidoreductase has protein sequence MRKMKTMDGNTAAAYISYAFTELAAIYPITPSSTMAELVDQWSAEGKQNIFGQPVKIVEMQSEAGAAGVVHGSLKTGALTTTYTASQGLLLMIPNMYKIAGELLPSVFHVASRAVTTNALNIFGDHGDVMAARQTGFAMLSESSVQEVMDLSAVAHLASLESSVPFINFFDGFRTSHEIQKIEVLEYDELAPLVDQEKLEHFRSRSMNPNHPSVSGTNQNPDIHFQQRETINSYYEQIPAIVKKYMSEINELRGTNYDLVTYYGAEDAEEVIVSMGSAAQAIEQTIDYLTKQGRKVGFLNIHLYRPFPIENFLEKMPKTVKAIGVMDRTKEPGAGGEPLLLDVQSAMYESELRPMIIGGRYGLGSKDVLPNQIVAIYDELLKDKKVAKSRFTIGIVDDVTYTSLDCGEALDLTNPKTYQAKFWGFGSDGTVGANKSAIKIIGDHTDKYAQGFFYYDSKKSGGLTVSHLRFGETPIRSTYLIEHADFVACHTAAYLNTYDLVKGLKKGGTFLLNTVWNDEQLERFLPTKLKRYLAENEIEFYTINAVKLASEVGLGGRINTAMETAFFKLADIMPFDEVLPILKEEAFKSYARKSMSVVEKNVQAIDRTVELLHKVEVPTVWKTIEVKPKIRQANVTDYVHEIVEPINRQEGNELAVSAFIKNDMTDGRMPLGTTAVEKRGIAVEVPEWNSDRCTMCNECAFVCPHAAIRPFLADDEEMEEAPAGYIVREMRGADGLKYRIQVSVEDCTGCGLCVDACPAKGKALVMKPYEEQKEQAMNWAFSMTLKQKENPAKPNTVLGTQFNKPLLEFSGACSGCGETPYVKLLTQMFGDRMMIANATGCSSIWGGAAPVAPYTTNDAGQGPAWSNSLLEDNAEFGYGMLLASQTRREHLAMKMSEAMKDVSPELKLLMEDWIDHMHTGEGTQQRAAKLKAALLDEKTGQPLLEAIYADNDLFVKNSQWMIGGDGWAYDIGYGGIDHVLASGADVNMLVLDNEVYSNTGGQTSKATPASAIAKFSASGKYVSKKDLGMMAMTYGNVYVAQIASGANQMQTIKAFEEAERFPGPSIIIAYTPCITHGLAGGMSKTLEEAKEAVHSGYWSLYRYNPELREAGKNPMTLDYKKPNFEEMQSFMRKQVRFSSLESTQPAFAGKLFEKTVDDAKNRFYNYARLAGQEDKIRAKLEKTMEEVVSEKATRVKKERVVDPEADARRAARRAERAARRGKVEE, from the coding sequence ATGAGAAAAATGAAGACAATGGATGGAAATACAGCAGCCGCATACATCTCCTATGCGTTTACTGAATTAGCCGCTATTTATCCAATTACACCCAGCTCAACAATGGCTGAACTTGTTGATCAGTGGTCAGCAGAAGGCAAACAAAATATTTTTGGGCAACCTGTTAAAATCGTGGAAATGCAATCAGAAGCAGGTGCTGCTGGCGTTGTCCATGGGTCACTAAAAACGGGTGCGTTAACGACTACATATACTGCTTCACAAGGTTTACTATTGATGATCCCAAATATGTATAAGATTGCGGGTGAACTGCTGCCGTCAGTCTTTCATGTCGCTAGCCGAGCTGTGACGACCAATGCGTTGAACATTTTTGGTGATCACGGAGATGTGATGGCTGCTCGTCAGACTGGTTTTGCTATGTTAAGTGAAAGCAGTGTACAAGAAGTGATGGATTTATCTGCAGTTGCTCATTTAGCTTCGCTGGAGTCTAGCGTTCCCTTTATCAACTTCTTTGATGGTTTTCGGACAAGTCATGAAATTCAAAAAATTGAAGTATTAGAGTACGACGAACTAGCACCATTAGTAGATCAAGAAAAATTAGAGCACTTCCGTAGTAGAAGCATGAATCCAAATCATCCTTCAGTTAGTGGAACCAATCAAAATCCGGATATCCATTTCCAACAACGAGAAACGATCAATAGCTATTACGAACAAATTCCAGCTATTGTGAAAAAATACATGAGTGAAATCAATGAATTAAGAGGAACGAATTACGATCTAGTAACCTATTATGGAGCTGAAGATGCAGAAGAAGTGATCGTTTCAATGGGATCTGCCGCTCAAGCGATCGAACAGACAATTGATTACTTAACAAAACAAGGCAGAAAAGTCGGCTTCTTAAATATTCACTTATATCGCCCGTTTCCTATTGAAAACTTTTTAGAGAAAATGCCTAAAACAGTTAAAGCAATCGGTGTAATGGATCGAACCAAAGAACCAGGAGCTGGTGGAGAGCCTTTACTTTTAGATGTTCAAAGTGCAATGTATGAATCAGAGCTGCGCCCAATGATTATCGGGGGACGTTATGGACTAGGCTCAAAAGATGTTTTACCAAATCAAATCGTTGCGATCTACGATGAATTATTAAAAGATAAAAAAGTAGCAAAATCTCGTTTTACGATCGGAATTGTAGATGATGTTACTTATACATCACTTGATTGCGGTGAAGCGTTAGATTTAACCAATCCTAAAACGTATCAAGCGAAATTCTGGGGATTTGGCTCCGATGGTACAGTTGGTGCAAATAAATCAGCAATCAAAATCATTGGTGATCATACTGATAAATATGCCCAAGGATTCTTTTATTACGATTCAAAAAAATCAGGTGGGTTAACTGTTTCTCACTTGCGTTTTGGTGAAACACCGATTCGCTCAACCTATTTGATTGAACATGCCGATTTTGTTGCTTGTCATACAGCAGCGTATTTAAATACTTATGATTTAGTAAAAGGCTTGAAAAAAGGCGGTACTTTTTTACTCAATACCGTTTGGAATGATGAACAATTAGAACGATTCTTACCGACTAAATTGAAACGTTATTTAGCTGAGAATGAGATTGAATTTTACACGATCAATGCTGTTAAACTAGCAAGTGAAGTTGGGTTAGGCGGACGAATCAATACAGCAATGGAAACAGCATTCTTCAAATTAGCAGATATCATGCCGTTTGATGAAGTTTTGCCGATTTTAAAAGAAGAAGCATTTAAAAGCTATGCTAGAAAATCGATGTCTGTTGTTGAAAAAAATGTTCAAGCCATTGACCGTACTGTGGAGCTGTTGCATAAAGTTGAGGTTCCAACTGTTTGGAAAACGATTGAAGTAAAACCGAAAATTCGCCAAGCAAACGTAACAGATTATGTCCATGAAATCGTAGAACCAATCAATCGTCAAGAAGGCAATGAACTTGCTGTTAGTGCGTTTATTAAAAATGATATGACCGATGGACGGATGCCACTTGGAACAACGGCTGTGGAAAAACGCGGGATCGCTGTTGAAGTACCGGAATGGAATAGTGATCGTTGTACGATGTGTAATGAATGTGCATTTGTTTGCCCGCATGCGGCTATTCGACCATTTTTAGCAGATGATGAAGAAATGGAAGAAGCACCAGCTGGCTATATTGTTAGAGAAATGCGTGGAGCAGACGGCTTGAAATACCGCATTCAAGTTTCTGTGGAAGACTGTACTGGCTGTGGACTTTGTGTGGATGCTTGTCCAGCTAAAGGCAAAGCCCTAGTCATGAAACCATACGAAGAACAAAAAGAACAAGCAATGAACTGGGCTTTCTCTATGACGTTGAAACAAAAAGAAAATCCAGCAAAACCAAACACAGTTTTAGGAACGCAATTCAATAAACCTTTATTAGAATTTTCAGGTGCTTGTTCTGGTTGTGGTGAAACGCCTTATGTGAAACTACTGACTCAAATGTTTGGTGATCGCATGATGATTGCAAACGCAACCGGCTGTTCTTCCATCTGGGGCGGGGCGGCACCAGTCGCACCTTATACAACCAATGATGCAGGTCAAGGACCAGCTTGGTCTAACTCATTGCTAGAGGATAATGCAGAATTTGGTTATGGAATGCTTTTAGCCAGTCAAACACGTCGTGAACATTTAGCAATGAAGATGAGTGAAGCCATGAAAGATGTTTCACCTGAATTGAAATTGTTGATGGAAGACTGGATTGATCATATGCACACAGGTGAAGGAACACAACAGCGTGCAGCAAAACTAAAAGCTGCTTTGCTTGATGAAAAAACTGGACAACCTTTATTAGAAGCAATCTATGCAGATAATGATTTATTTGTAAAAAACAGTCAATGGATGATTGGTGGAGACGGCTGGGCTTATGATATTGGCTATGGCGGGATCGATCATGTCCTTGCTAGCGGGGCAGATGTGAACATGCTAGTTTTAGATAATGAAGTCTATTCGAATACAGGTGGGCAAACATCCAAAGCTACACCAGCATCTGCAATTGCGAAATTTTCGGCTAGTGGAAAGTACGTTTCCAAAAAGGATTTAGGAATGATGGCAATGACTTATGGGAATGTCTATGTCGCTCAAATTGCCTCAGGTGCTAATCAAATGCAGACCATCAAAGCTTTTGAAGAGGCAGAACGATTCCCAGGTCCATCAATTATCATCGCCTATACACCATGTATCACTCATGGCCTAGCCGGTGGTATGAGTAAGACTTTGGAAGAAGCAAAAGAAGCAGTTCATTCTGGTTATTGGTCATTATACCGCTATAATCCTGAGTTGAGAGAAGCAGGAAAAAATCCAATGACCTTAGATTACAAAAAGCCGAATTTTGAAGAGATGCAAAGTTTTATGCGTAAACAAGTTCGCTTTTCTTCATTAGAATCTACACAGCCAGCGTTCGCAGGTAAACTTTTTGAGAAAACGGTCGATGATGCTAAAAATCGTTTTTACAATTATGCTCGTCTGGCTGGTCAAGAAGATAAAATTCGAGCAAAATTAGAAAAAACAATGGAAGAAGTAGTGAGTGAAAAAGCAACTCGTGTCAAAAAAGAACGGGTCGTCGATCCAGAAGCAGATGCAAGAAGAGCGGCTAGACGAGCAGAACGTGCAGCAAGACGAGGAAAAGTAGAAGAATAA
- the cdaA gene encoding diadenylate cyclase CdaA — protein sequence MSFQLSQLFDLNYWRQLISSDFLSRDYIINIIDILVVWYLVYKLIMLVRGTKAVQLLKGVAVFIVIRILSEIIGLHTLSWLMNQVIMYGVIAAVVIFQPEVRRGLEHLGRSSFFRTSRSEQQEDEKMILAFDKAIQYMSKRKIGALITVERNTGLDEYIETGISLDADITGELLINIFIPNTPLHDGAVIVKQGKIAVASAYLPLSESNLIPKEFGTRHRAAVGISEVSDAVTIIVSEETGDVSLTLNNDLIPRLTQEEYLKILRAELVPKEERKDKKNLLQHFIEGVSKGAKKK from the coding sequence ATGTCTTTTCAACTTAGTCAATTATTTGATTTGAATTATTGGCGGCAATTGATCTCATCAGATTTCTTGTCGCGTGATTATATCATCAATATTATAGATATTCTGGTAGTCTGGTATCTCGTCTACAAATTGATCATGCTCGTCAGAGGAACAAAAGCCGTCCAGTTATTAAAAGGGGTCGCTGTTTTTATTGTGATTCGAATACTGAGCGAAATTATTGGACTGCATACATTGTCCTGGCTGATGAACCAAGTGATTATGTATGGTGTGATTGCCGCAGTCGTGATTTTCCAACCAGAAGTTCGGCGAGGCTTAGAGCATCTGGGGAGAAGTTCCTTTTTCCGTACGAGTAGATCTGAACAACAGGAAGATGAAAAAATGATTCTTGCCTTTGATAAAGCAATTCAGTATATGTCTAAACGGAAAATTGGTGCGCTGATCACAGTAGAAAGAAATACTGGTTTGGATGAATATATTGAAACAGGTATCTCTTTAGATGCCGACATTACTGGAGAACTGCTAATTAATATTTTTATTCCCAATACGCCATTACATGACGGTGCAGTAATTGTTAAACAAGGGAAAATCGCTGTAGCCAGTGCGTATCTGCCTTTATCAGAAAGCAATCTGATTCCAAAAGAATTCGGTACTCGACATAGAGCAGCTGTGGGTATCAGTGAAGTTAGTGATGCCGTGACGATTATTGTTTCAGAAGAAACCGGTGATGTCAGCCTGACATTGAATAATGATCTGATTCCTCGATTAACACAAGAAGAATATCTGAAAATTCTTAGAGCTGAATTAGTTCCAAAAGAAGAACGTAAAGATAAAAAGAATCTTTTGCAGCACTTTATTGAAGGTGTGTCGAAAGGGGCGAAAAAGAAATGA
- a CDS encoding CdaR family protein yields the protein MKKPYQSNWFSGVLALLFALLLFFNANASGNIGNMTSVSQVYDEMLYNIPVQLEYDKDKYFVSGYEETVNVHLSSLNRIQLDLESNEDTRNFQVVADLTETPLGTSEIQLRVKGLSTAVTAELETKTITVTKEKKVTKSFDVEAQLPESIEAEGYKVDEIAVSPKKVEITTGEDTAKAISRVIAPLSNIKQSADTIKQTVNVQAIDSKGQVLSIENPAPQVKVVVGLTMPSKEVGLTISPTGSPPSGVEHYTFNLSEQKVEIRGTKSVLDAMDTIELPVDVSNIKSSTKQKIKIPTNADYIVSPEEIEVTINPVFTGTNTSFSETRGQSTTTSYSSQAIPTPLPSSSEEPTSSSSTSSSSSTSSAESSAEDEIGNGSSSVPAN from the coding sequence ATGAAAAAGCCCTACCAAAGCAATTGGTTCTCAGGAGTATTAGCACTACTTTTTGCATTATTATTATTTTTTAATGCTAATGCATCAGGAAATATAGGCAATATGACTAGCGTAAGCCAAGTTTATGATGAAATGTTGTATAATATTCCTGTTCAATTAGAGTATGATAAAGATAAATATTTTGTATCGGGTTATGAAGAAACAGTCAATGTGCATTTAAGCAGTTTGAATCGAATTCAATTAGATTTAGAATCGAATGAAGATACAAGGAATTTTCAAGTAGTTGCTGATTTGACTGAAACACCACTTGGAACCTCAGAAATTCAGCTACGAGTCAAAGGATTGAGTACAGCTGTGACGGCCGAACTTGAAACGAAAACAATAACCGTGACAAAGGAGAAAAAAGTAACGAAATCTTTTGATGTAGAAGCACAACTGCCTGAATCTATTGAGGCAGAAGGCTACAAAGTAGATGAAATTGCTGTAAGTCCTAAAAAAGTGGAAATCACAACTGGAGAAGATACTGCAAAAGCAATTTCACGTGTGATTGCTCCACTATCAAATATAAAACAATCTGCTGATACTATTAAACAAACGGTCAACGTTCAAGCGATTGATAGTAAAGGACAAGTATTAAGTATTGAAAACCCAGCACCACAAGTAAAAGTCGTCGTTGGTTTAACAATGCCTTCAAAAGAAGTTGGGTTGACAATCAGTCCAACTGGCTCACCACCTTCTGGGGTCGAGCATTATACATTTAATCTTTCGGAGCAAAAAGTTGAAATTAGAGGAACTAAATCAGTTCTTGATGCAATGGATACAATTGAACTACCTGTTGATGTGAGCAACATAAAATCATCAACCAAACAAAAAATAAAAATCCCAACAAATGCAGATTATATTGTTTCACCTGAGGAAATAGAAGTGACGATCAATCCAGTCTTTACAGGAACGAATACAAGTTTTTCTGAAACTAGAGGACAAAGTACAACAACATCGTATTCCAGTCAAGCAATACCAACACCGTTGCCCTCTTCTAGTGAAGAACCAACAAGTTCCTCTAGTACATCAAGCTCGTCAAGTACATCTAGCGCTGAAAGTAGTGCCGAGGATGAAATAGGAAATGGGAGTAGTTCAGTTCCTGCAAATTAA